A window of Clostridium sp. 'White wine YQ' contains these coding sequences:
- a CDS encoding acetyl-CoA carboxylase biotin carboxylase subunit, which produces MFKKILIANRGEIAVRIIRACRELGIKSVAVYSEIDKDALHTQLADEAVCIGKAAAKDSYLNIQNILSACVLTGAEAIHPGFGFLSENAKFAKMCAECNIKFIGPDYEAIELMGNKAVARETMRKAGVPITPGFEGIIENENHALEIAEEIGYPVMIKAAAGGGGRGIRIAFNKDEFLNGYNTAKAEALTCFGDDRLYIEKYIQGPKHIEFQILADEHGKVVHLGERDCSIQRKNQKVIEEAPSLILDEELRAKMGEISVKAAEAVNYKNAGTIEFLVDKDKNFYFMEMNTRIQVEHPITEMVTGIDLVKEQIKIAYGIPLDFNQEDIVIKGHAIECRINAEDPSQGFRPCPGTIEQIIFPGGFGVRVDSAIYGGYKIPHCYDSMIGKLIVHGKTREEAIMRMKRALGEFAIGGVSNNIDFQFDILENEDFVKGNFDTSFLKEKLVIE; this is translated from the coding sequence ATGTTTAAGAAAATACTAATAGCAAATAGAGGAGAAATAGCAGTAAGAATCATTAGAGCTTGTAGAGAGTTAGGAATTAAATCTGTAGCAGTATATTCTGAAATAGATAAAGATGCACTACACACTCAATTAGCTGATGAAGCTGTTTGTATAGGTAAAGCAGCTGCGAAAGATAGTTATTTAAATATACAAAATATTCTAAGCGCTTGCGTTTTAACAGGTGCAGAAGCAATTCATCCTGGCTTTGGCTTTCTTTCAGAGAATGCAAAGTTTGCGAAAATGTGTGCTGAATGTAATATAAAGTTTATAGGACCAGATTATGAAGCAATTGAGCTTATGGGAAATAAGGCTGTTGCGAGGGAAACTATGAGAAAAGCAGGAGTTCCTATAACGCCAGGATTTGAAGGAATAATAGAAAATGAAAATCATGCTTTAGAAATTGCAGAAGAAATAGGATATCCAGTTATGATAAAAGCTGCTGCCGGCGGTGGTGGAAGAGGAATAAGAATAGCCTTTAATAAAGACGAATTCTTAAATGGATATAATACTGCAAAGGCTGAAGCTTTAACTTGTTTTGGCGATGACAGACTATATATTGAAAAATATATACAAGGACCAAAACATATAGAATTTCAAATTCTTGCAGATGAGCACGGAAAAGTAGTTCATCTTGGAGAAAGAGATTGTTCAATTCAAAGAAAAAACCAAAAAGTTATTGAGGAAGCTCCATCATTAATTTTAGATGAAGAATTAAGAGCTAAAATGGGAGAAATCTCAGTAAAGGCAGCTGAAGCTGTAAATTATAAAAATGCAGGAACAATTGAGTTTTTAGTTGATAAGGATAAAAATTTCTATTTTATGGAGATGAACACTAGAATTCAAGTTGAGCATCCAATTACAGAAATGGTTACAGGGATAGACTTAGTAAAAGAGCAAATTAAAATAGCTTATGGTATCCCATTAGATTTTAACCAAGAAGATATTGTAATAAAAGGCCATGCTATTGAATGTAGAATAAATGCAGAAGATCCAAGCCAAGGTTTTAGACCATGTCCTGGCACTATTGAACAAATTATATTTCCAGGTGGTTTTGGTGTAAGAGTAGATTCAGCTATATATGGAGGATATAAGATTCCTCATTGCTATGATTCAATGATTGGAAAACTAATCGTTCATGGTAAAACAAGAGAAGAAGCGATAATGAGAATGAAAAGAGCACTTGGTGAATTTGCTATAGGTGGAGTAAGTAATAATATTGATTTTCAATTTGATATATTAGAGAATGAGGATTTTGTTAAAGGAAATTTTGATACTTCATTCTTAAAAGAAAAGTTGGTGATTGAATAA
- the accD gene encoding acetyl-CoA carboxylase, carboxyltransferase subunit beta yields the protein MLEGLLKKRTYITVSSVPIKKDEKGKIKASEVRPTIPDGMWCKCPDCGAILYNEDVEKNIGVCNKCNYHFRIDGKYRLNLVADEGTFEEFFGDITSVDPLNFEGYKEKLVKAEEKASIKEAVITGTCKIDGMKVAIGVMDSNFMMGSMGTVVGEKITRLIELATEESLPLIIFTTSGGARMQEGIFSLMQMAKISGALKRHSLKGLLYIAFLTDPTTGGVTASFAMEGDIILSEPGTLIGFAGRRVIENTINQELPKNFQRAEFLLEKGFIDSIINRKELKETLSKILKLHEVK from the coding sequence ATGCTAGAGGGGCTACTTAAAAAGAGAACCTATATCACTGTTTCATCAGTACCAATTAAAAAAGATGAAAAAGGAAAGATTAAAGCAAGTGAAGTAAGACCAACTATACCTGATGGTATGTGGTGTAAGTGTCCAGATTGTGGGGCAATTCTTTATAATGAAGATGTTGAAAAAAATATTGGAGTATGTAATAAGTGCAACTATCACTTTAGAATAGATGGAAAGTATAGACTTAACTTAGTGGCAGATGAAGGAACCTTTGAAGAGTTTTTTGGTGATATTACTAGTGTGGATCCACTAAACTTTGAAGGGTACAAGGAAAAGTTAGTTAAAGCCGAAGAAAAAGCATCTATAAAAGAAGCAGTTATAACTGGAACTTGTAAAATAGATGGCATGAAGGTTGCAATTGGGGTTATGGACTCTAATTTTATGATGGGAAGCATGGGAACTGTAGTTGGAGAAAAAATAACTAGATTAATAGAGCTAGCTACAGAAGAATCTCTACCTTTAATCATTTTTACTACTTCAGGTGGAGCGAGAATGCAAGAGGGAATATTCTCTCTTATGCAAATGGCAAAAATAAGTGGTGCTCTTAAGAGACATTCATTAAAAGGCTTACTATATATTGCATTCTTAACTGATCCTACTACAGGAGGGGTTACTGCATCCTTTGCAATGGAAGGAGACATTATCCTTAGTGAACCAGGTACACTTATAGGTTTTGCAGGAAGAAGAGTAATTGAAAATACAATTAATCAAGAACTTCCTAAGAATTTTCAAAGAGCAGAGTTTCTATTAGAAAAGGGATTTATTGATAGCATTATAAATAGAAAAGAACTTAAAGAAACCCTTTCAAAAATACTGAAACTGCATGAGGTGAAGTAA
- a CDS encoding acetyl-CoA carboxylase carboxyltransferase subunit alpha, whose translation MERKPIKKLTAWERVEIARKQDRPNALYYINNICDSFIEFHGDRAFADDKSVVGGIGEIEGINITIIGIVKGNNAKENIERNFGMPNPEGYKKALRLMKQAEKFKRPIICLIDTPGAYPGIGAEERGQGYAIAQNLQEMFDIKVPIISVIIGEGGSGGALALGVGDRVFMLENAIYSILTPEGFASILWKDASRSKEAAEVMGITAQELLDSGIIDKVIREPIGGAHINPEKMAWRLKRKILPELEALREMNTEELLEARYNKFRAMGNFY comes from the coding sequence ATGGAGAGAAAGCCTATTAAAAAACTAACGGCTTGGGAAAGAGTTGAGATTGCAAGAAAGCAAGATAGACCTAATGCCTTATATTATATAAACAACATATGTGATAGTTTTATAGAATTTCATGGAGATAGAGCCTTTGCGGATGATAAATCAGTAGTTGGAGGAATCGGTGAAATTGAAGGTATAAATATAACCATTATTGGAATAGTAAAAGGAAATAATGCCAAGGAAAATATTGAAAGAAACTTTGGTATGCCTAATCCAGAGGGGTACAAAAAAGCTCTTAGATTAATGAAACAGGCAGAAAAGTTTAAGAGACCTATCATCTGCTTAATAGATACTCCTGGGGCTTATCCAGGTATTGGTGCAGAAGAAAGAGGCCAAGGATATGCAATTGCTCAAAATCTTCAAGAAATGTTTGATATAAAAGTACCTATAATTTCTGTGATTATAGGGGAAGGTGGAAGTGGAGGAGCATTAGCATTAGGAGTTGGAGATAGAGTATTCATGCTTGAAAATGCTATTTATTCTATACTTACACCTGAAGGATTTGCATCAATTCTATGGAAAGATGCTAGTCGTTCTAAAGAGGCGGCAGAAGTAATGGGAATAACTGCACAAGAATTATTAGATTCTGGAATCATAGATAAAGTTATAAGAGAGCCAATTGGAGGAGCACATATTAATCCTGAGAAAATGGCTTGGAGATTAAAAAGAAAAATACTTCCTGAGCTTGAAGCATTAAGAGAAATGAATACAGAAGAACTATTAGAAGCTCGTTATAATAAGTTTAGAGCAATGGGAAATTTTTATTAG
- a CDS encoding ECF transporter S component produces the protein MQSKIKNMIYAALLIAISIIIPLYFGFLKVVIGPFTATIASHVPLFIAMLISPAVALAVGLGSALGFFITSPLVIAARALMHTVVGGVGGYLVKRNVPFKYVILITAPIHGTLEALAVIPFGFTVYKVLIVVGVGTIIHHFVDGAISVALAKALSKSSVLNLDNKKGTAA, from the coding sequence ATGCAATCTAAAATTAAAAATATGATTTATGCAGCATTACTTATAGCAATATCTATTATAATTCCTTTATACTTTGGATTTTTAAAGGTTGTAATTGGTCCATTCACAGCTACTATAGCTTCGCATGTACCATTATTTATTGCAATGTTAATTAGCCCGGCAGTTGCATTAGCTGTTGGTCTTGGATCAGCCCTTGGTTTCTTTATAACTTCACCATTAGTTATTGCAGCAAGAGCATTAATGCATACTGTCGTAGGTGGTGTTGGAGGATACTTAGTTAAGAGAAATGTTCCATTCAAATATGTTATTTTAATTACTGCTCCAATCCATGGAACTTTAGAAGCTCTTGCAGTAATTCCATTTGGATTTACAGTATATAAGGTTTTAATAGTGGTTGGTGTAGGAACAATAATCCATCACTTTGTTGATGGTGCAATTTCAGTAGCTCTAGCTAAAGCACTTTCTAAAAGTTCAGTATTGAATTTAGATAATAAAAAAGGAACTGCAGCCTAA
- a CDS encoding ABC transporter ATP-binding protein has product MIEINNLTKKYGKFVAIKNIDFKVGEGEIAVLVGPNGAGKSTIIKSIAGLLRYEGKITICGKNNKTIEGKRLFNYVPEIPSMYPLLTVDEHLHFIAKAYGISNYKEHAELLLEKFDMTDKRKKLGQELSKGMQQKVSIMCALLTNPKVILFDEPLIGLDPKAIKELKNHLLELKNQGVTIIVSTHLLDSVEELWDRIILMKNGEIVLSKSKNEFQLEKESLEDIFFEFTEGN; this is encoded by the coding sequence ATGATTGAGATTAACAACCTAACAAAGAAATATGGTAAGTTCGTGGCAATCAAAAATATTGATTTTAAAGTAGGAGAAGGGGAAATAGCAGTTTTAGTTGGCCCTAATGGTGCAGGAAAATCAACAATAATTAAATCAATTGCAGGACTTTTGAGATACGAAGGAAAAATAACCATATGTGGAAAGAATAATAAGACTATTGAGGGAAAAAGACTTTTTAATTATGTTCCAGAAATCCCTTCCATGTATCCATTATTAACAGTAGATGAACATCTGCATTTTATTGCTAAAGCTTATGGTATATCAAATTATAAAGAGCATGCGGAGCTGTTACTAGAAAAATTTGATATGACTGATAAGAGAAAAAAGTTAGGACAAGAGTTGTCAAAAGGGATGCAGCAAAAAGTAAGCATAATGTGTGCATTATTAACTAATCCTAAGGTGATTTTATTTGATGAGCCATTAATAGGATTAGATCCTAAAGCGATTAAAGAACTTAAAAATCACTTACTTGAATTAAAAAATCAAGGAGTGACTATTATAGTAAGCACGCATTTACTAGACAGTGTTGAGGAGTTATGGGATAGAATAATATTAATGAAGAATGGAGAGATTGTTTTATCAAAATCTAAAAATGAATTCCAGTTGGAGAAGGAAAGTTTAGAAGACATTTTCTTTGAGTTTACGGAGGGTAACTAA
- a CDS encoding putative ABC exporter domain-containing protein, whose protein sequence is MKALIYLLRKSLINFILDLRKKPSKLIPMIIIVGFLIFTFVVSAKGGSRNIPSNISAKYIVAFGTIGIIGILLLALINGLNKRSSHFYMSDVNFAFTAPIRPQNMLIYEFIKSISSTLFFMVFLLYQIPNLRVNLGITGAGIVGLLVTIGLFFITVTVISIFLYSLCSIYPSLKNILSYLFKGIAVIIVLFTGIKILPDKSKALEIVVGIYNNDIINYIPLVGWYKGMIYESIVGINSIFFVYLTLNILLIGVILTILYYMKLDYYEDVLDDAQLKEDALKLKTKQINAKEFQYGRKGKRKIRKIDSEYTASYGKAIFYRHLLEYRKTGFGVINLYTGFMVVCAFIFGKFMHVGEITPLLYFYAYLSAISSFGTKIHTEMSKPYIFLIPDTQESKVFWATLASSFKFLVDGTLSFLLAGVLLLANPFEIILCIAVYVSFGFVFIYGGVLNYRLFGSLASNSLKGILMMVSIFVYILPGIIAAVVISNTLSFLGHYAIYCSFLIWNVLVSFIIIQFAKGVLNNCELE, encoded by the coding sequence ATGAAGGCGCTAATATATTTATTAAGAAAATCTCTTATTAACTTTATTTTAGACCTAAGAAAGAAGCCTTCAAAGTTAATACCCATGATTATAATTGTGGGATTTCTAATATTTACCTTTGTAGTTTCAGCCAAAGGAGGGAGTAGGAATATCCCAAGTAATATATCCGCTAAATATATTGTAGCGTTTGGTACAATAGGAATAATTGGAATTTTACTACTAGCATTAATTAATGGCCTAAATAAAAGGTCGTCACATTTTTACATGAGTGATGTAAATTTTGCATTTACTGCTCCAATAAGACCACAAAATATGTTAATCTATGAATTTATTAAAAGTATATCTTCTACGTTGTTTTTCATGGTGTTCTTATTATATCAGATACCCAACTTAAGGGTTAATTTAGGTATCACTGGTGCAGGAATAGTAGGGCTATTAGTTACGATAGGATTATTTTTTATTACAGTAACAGTAATATCCATTTTCTTATATAGTCTATGTTCTATTTATCCAAGCCTTAAAAATATACTATCATATTTATTTAAGGGAATTGCAGTTATTATAGTTTTATTCACAGGAATAAAAATACTACCGGATAAATCTAAAGCATTAGAAATAGTAGTTGGAATTTATAATAATGATATTATTAATTACATACCTTTAGTTGGATGGTATAAAGGTATGATATATGAATCTATAGTAGGTATAAACAGTATATTCTTCGTATATTTGACACTAAACATCTTATTAATTGGAGTTATATTAACTATACTTTATTATATGAAACTTGATTATTATGAGGATGTATTAGATGATGCTCAGCTTAAAGAAGATGCTTTAAAATTAAAAACCAAGCAAATAAATGCAAAGGAATTTCAATATGGTAGAAAGGGTAAAAGAAAGATAAGGAAAATAGATTCAGAATATACTGCTTCCTATGGAAAGGCTATTTTCTATAGACATCTTTTAGAATATAGAAAAACTGGTTTCGGGGTAATAAATTTGTATACAGGTTTTATGGTTGTATGTGCATTTATCTTTGGGAAGTTTATGCATGTTGGTGAAATAACACCATTACTATATTTTTATGCTTATCTTTCAGCCATAAGTTCCTTTGGAACAAAGATTCACACGGAAATGTCAAAACCATATATATTTTTGATTCCAGATACTCAAGAAAGTAAGGTGTTTTGGGCAACTCTAGCATCCTCTTTTAAGTTTCTTGTAGATGGAACATTGAGTTTCCTACTTGCAGGAGTGTTGTTACTCGCAAATCCTTTTGAAATAATATTATGTATAGCAGTTTACGTATCCTTTGGATTTGTATTTATTTATGGAGGTGTACTCAACTATAGATTATTTGGTAGTTTAGCTTCTAACTCTCTAAAAGGAATTTTAATGATGGTAAGTATTTTTGTATATATTTTACCAGGAATAATTGCTGCGGTAGTAATATCAAATACTCTTAGCTTCTTAGGTCACTATGCAATATATTGTTCTTTCTTAATTTGGAATGTATTAGTTTCCTTCATTATTATTCAATTTGCTAAAGGCGTGCTTAATAATTGTGAATTAGAATAA
- a CDS encoding HutP family protein produces MDSVQVAKFATRMAISARDEEGKLREEFEKLGAKVCAVDIGGNINSSIQKILERALVASKRCGLIRDEHLHEGAVIGACRDAIMEVSAKASSQNIGGKIGIATAGEHLSVCIFLSIGLLHLNEVVIGLGHRAIPR; encoded by the coding sequence ATGGATAGTGTACAAGTAGCAAAGTTTGCTACAAGAATGGCTATTTCAGCTAGAGATGAAGAAGGTAAGTTAAGAGAAGAATTTGAAAAATTAGGAGCAAAAGTTTGTGCAGTTGATATTGGAGGAAATATTAATAGCTCAATACAAAAAATATTAGAAAGAGCCTTAGTTGCCTCAAAAAGATGTGGGTTAATAAGAGATGAACATCTGCATGAAGGAGCAGTGATAGGAGCTTGTAGGGATGCTATAATGGAGGTATCTGCAAAGGCCAGCAGTCAAAATATTGGCGGAAAAATTGGTATTGCAACTGCTGGTGAACATTTAAGTGTCTGTATATTTTTAAGTATAGGATTACTTCATTTAAATGAAGTTGTAATTGGACTTGGACACAGAGCAATACCAAGGTAA
- a CDS encoding ABC transporter substrate-binding protein: MVGKKKIALILCSLLAVTSLVACGKKEEAKKKIGITQIVAHPALDSARKGFLDALKEKGYEDGKNITVDYQNAQGDISTANTIAQGFVSDKKDLILAIATPTAQAAYNSTKDIPIVFTAVTDPVDAGLVKDAKKPGTNVTGTSDYVSIGDQIKYLKKILPNAKTVGVIYNTSEANSMVQVKTLKEEAAKVGLTVKEAGVTSVNDIDQSLNSILGSIDVLYTPTDNTIASSYDLVGKRCLEKKVPIFGAESAVVEKGGLVTAGIDYYELGKQAGYKAADILGGKKPQDIEVGYFTDLKVTINTDAAKKLGITIPDDILKDAEKVTGGVN, encoded by the coding sequence ATGGTAGGAAAGAAGAAAATTGCTCTAATTTTATGCTCACTATTGGCAGTTACATCATTAGTTGCTTGCGGCAAAAAAGAAGAAGCAAAAAAGAAAATTGGAATTACACAAATAGTTGCACATCCTGCATTGGATTCTGCTAGAAAGGGTTTTTTAGATGCTCTTAAAGAAAAAGGGTATGAAGATGGTAAAAATATAACTGTTGACTATCAAAATGCCCAAGGAGATATTTCTACGGCAAATACTATCGCGCAAGGATTTGTAAGCGATAAAAAAGATTTAATCTTAGCTATTGCAACACCAACAGCGCAAGCAGCGTATAATTCAACTAAGGATATTCCAATTGTTTTTACAGCAGTTACAGACCCTGTAGATGCTGGTTTAGTTAAGGATGCTAAAAAACCTGGTACAAACGTTACTGGAACATCAGATTATGTTTCAATTGGTGACCAGATTAAATATTTAAAGAAAATACTCCCAAATGCAAAAACTGTAGGAGTTATATATAATACTTCAGAAGCTAATTCAATGGTTCAAGTAAAAACCTTAAAAGAAGAAGCAGCAAAAGTTGGACTAACTGTTAAAGAAGCTGGGGTTACTAGCGTAAATGATATTGATCAAAGTTTAAACTCAATTTTAGGTTCTATAGATGTACTATATACACCAACAGATAATACTATTGCGTCTTCTTATGATCTAGTAGGAAAAAGATGTCTTGAAAAGAAGGTTCCTATATTTGGAGCAGAATCTGCAGTAGTAGAAAAAGGTGGACTAGTTACAGCAGGAATTGATTATTATGAATTAGGTAAACAAGCAGGTTATAAAGCTGCAGATATTTTAGGTGGTAAAAAGCCACAAGATATAGAAGTTGGATACTTCACTGATTTAAAAGTTACAATAAATACTGATGCTGCTAAGAAATTAGGAATAACAATACCAGATGATATTTTAAAGGATGCTGAAAAGGTAACTGGAGGCGTTAATTAA
- a CDS encoding ABC transporter permease, producing MSLVLNVLEQGFLFSLVSIGVYITYKILDFPDMSVDGSFPLGAAVCAALLSRGMDPILSVFIALAAGAVAGFFTGILHVKLRIDSLLSGILIMISLYSMNLRIMGKSNIPLFTFKNIFKEKELMIGNLNFAPIIIILIFVIIAKLAIDLFLKTKRGFLLIATGDNEQVVTSLGINSDNVKILALMISNALVALAGALTAQYQGFSDVGMGTGTVVMGLASVIIGVSVLKKVSFIKITTLAIFGAIVYKSVVAIALQVGLSPNDLKLVTALIVIIALTINNKGLIFKRKKSMKGGAVLNVSSQESM from the coding sequence ATGTCTTTAGTACTTAATGTATTAGAACAAGGGTTTTTATTTTCCCTTGTATCAATTGGTGTTTATATAACATACAAAATATTGGATTTCCCGGATATGTCCGTTGATGGGTCGTTCCCTTTAGGTGCTGCAGTTTGTGCAGCACTTTTATCAAGGGGAATGGATCCAATATTATCTGTATTTATAGCCTTAGCAGCAGGAGCAGTAGCAGGATTTTTCACAGGTATATTACACGTTAAATTGAGAATAGACAGTTTACTTTCAGGTATACTTATAATGATAAGTCTCTATTCTATGAATTTAAGAATTATGGGAAAGTCAAATATTCCACTTTTTACATTCAAGAATATTTTTAAAGAAAAAGAGCTTATGATTGGAAATTTAAATTTTGCACCAATAATAATCATATTGATTTTTGTGATTATAGCAAAATTAGCAATTGATCTTTTTTTAAAAACAAAAAGAGGATTTTTATTAATTGCAACTGGAGATAATGAACAAGTCGTTACTTCATTAGGAATAAATTCAGACAATGTAAAAATATTAGCCCTTATGATCTCTAATGCCTTAGTAGCATTAGCAGGAGCGTTAACAGCACAATATCAAGGGTTCTCAGATGTAGGTATGGGGACAGGTACAGTAGTTATGGGGTTAGCATCTGTAATTATTGGTGTATCAGTTCTTAAAAAGGTAAGTTTTATTAAGATAACTACCTTAGCTATCTTTGGAGCTATCGTTTATAAATCTGTGGTTGCTATAGCACTACAGGTAGGATTATCACCAAATGATTTAAAGTTAGTGACAGCATTAATTGTTATTATTGCATTAACTATTAACAATAAAGGTTTGATTTTTAAAAGGAAGAAATCAATGAAAGGTGGTGCCGTTCTGAATGTTAGCAGTCAAGAATCTATGTAA
- a CDS encoding ABC transporter ATP-binding protein: MLAVKNLCKIFNKNTVNEHSVFENFNFEVNEGDFVAIIGSNGAGKSTLLNLVGGSLDGDSGSIIIDNKEMINFPEYKRSKLIGRVYQSPSMGVSPNMTILENLSMADNKGRKFGLTFAIDKKREGYFKELLKKVNLGLEDKLHTKVGLLSGGQRQALTLLMAVMSNPKLLLLDEHTAALDPKTSEKIMEITRDIVKEKGITTLMVTHNLNHAISSGNRLIMMHEGNVVIDVEGEEKASLDTDKLIGLFEKVHLKDGLSDRTLFS; the protein is encoded by the coding sequence ATGTTAGCAGTCAAGAATCTATGTAAGATTTTTAATAAGAATACTGTAAATGAGCATAGTGTATTCGAAAACTTTAACTTTGAAGTAAATGAAGGAGATTTTGTAGCTATAATAGGATCTAATGGCGCTGGTAAGAGTACTCTTTTGAACCTAGTTGGTGGAAGTTTAGATGGAGATTCAGGTTCAATTATTATCGATAATAAGGAAATGATTAATTTCCCTGAATATAAAAGGTCTAAGCTTATTGGAAGGGTTTATCAAAGTCCTTCTATGGGTGTATCACCTAACATGACAATTCTTGAAAATTTATCTATGGCAGATAATAAGGGAAGAAAATTTGGACTAACCTTTGCAATAGATAAAAAAAGAGAAGGATATTTCAAAGAACTTCTTAAGAAAGTAAACTTAGGACTTGAGGATAAACTTCATACCAAGGTAGGACTTTTGTCAGGAGGCCAAAGACAAGCATTAACACTATTAATGGCAGTTATGTCAAATCCAAAACTCTTATTGTTAGATGAGCATACTGCAGCATTAGATCCTAAAACTTCTGAAAAGATTATGGAGATAACAAGAGATATAGTTAAAGAAAAAGGAATTACTACATTAATGGTTACTCATAATTTAAATCATGCTATTTCATCAGGTAATAGGCTAATTATGATGCATGAGGGTAATGTGGTTATAGATGTAGAAGGCGAAGAAAAAGCATCTTTAGATACAGATAAATTAATTGGTTTATTTGAAAAAGTCCATCTTAAAGATGGTCTTAGTGATAGAACTTTGTTTAGTTAA
- a CDS encoding GNAT family N-acetyltransferase → MKLELMNKDDFYKIVDWNKDKSGDFLLQWAGPSYTYPITIVQIEDHYFNEVQRKDSNAFIYKIIGDGDEVIGTIELRETDKVNKVGRVCRFLIGEEKVRGKGIGAKALNEVLRIGFEEMGFKKITLGVFDFNIRAIKCYEKVGFKKEKFMENSRKASNGYWNLYDMGISKEEWELRYEKS, encoded by the coding sequence ATGAAGCTTGAATTGATGAATAAAGATGATTTTTATAAAATTGTAGACTGGAATAAAGATAAATCCGGAGACTTTTTATTACAATGGGCAGGACCGTCCTATACTTATCCCATAACTATTGTTCAGATAGAAGACCATTATTTTAATGAAGTTCAAAGGAAAGACTCAAATGCTTTTATATATAAAATAATTGGGGACGGGGATGAAGTAATTGGAACCATAGAGCTTAGAGAAACAGATAAAGTAAATAAAGTAGGAAGAGTATGTAGGTTTTTAATTGGAGAAGAAAAAGTCAGAGGAAAAGGAATTGGAGCAAAAGCATTAAATGAAGTTTTGAGAATTGGATTTGAAGAAATGGGGTTTAAGAAAATAACACTTGGTGTATTTGATTTTAATATACGAGCCATTAAATGCTATGAGAAAGTAGGGTTTAAGAAAGAAAAGTTTATGGAGAACTCAAGAAAAGCATCAAATGGCTATTGGAATCTATATGATATGGGGATATCAAAGGAAGAATGGGAGTTAAGATATGAAAAGTCATGA
- a CDS encoding methyltransferase domain-containing protein produces MVDWNSNQYLMFKNERTQPAIDLVNRIMVNNPRKIIDIGCGPGNSTKVLKERFHDSYILGIDSSSNMIEAAQRDYPEIDFKICDASKDLSKLGDDFDIVFSNACIQWIPNHNELLRNLIGLIKKGGVLAVQTPMNYNEPIHNIIEEVSTNKKWKDEFKNHRIFYNLTQGEYFDLLSEISSEFSIWETIYFHNLKSHKEIIEWYRGTGLRPYLDELSDEKKEAFEKDIYDRVVEEYPTQKSGNIIFRFPRFFFIARK; encoded by the coding sequence ATGGTAGATTGGAATTCAAATCAGTATTTAATGTTTAAAAATGAAAGAACACAACCAGCAATTGATTTAGTTAATAGAATTATGGTTAATAATCCTAGAAAAATTATCGATATAGGTTGTGGGCCTGGTAATAGTACAAAAGTTTTAAAAGAAAGATTTCATGATTCATATATTTTGGGAATTGATAGTTCTTCAAATATGATAGAGGCTGCACAAAGAGATTATCCAGAAATAGATTTCAAAATATGTGATGCAAGTAAAGATTTATCAAAACTTGGTGATGATTTTGATATTGTGTTTTCTAATGCATGTATACAATGGATTCCTAATCATAATGAACTTTTAAGAAATCTTATTGGGTTGATTAAAAAAGGCGGTGTATTAGCAGTACAAACACCAATGAATTATAATGAGCCAATTCATAACATAATTGAAGAGGTATCAACAAATAAAAAGTGGAAAGACGAATTTAAAAATCATAGAATTTTCTACAATTTAACGCAAGGAGAATATTTTGATTTATTATCAGAAATCTCTTCTGAGTTTTCAATTTGGGAAACTATATACTTTCACAACTTAAAATCCCATAAGGAGATAATAGAGTGGTATAGGGGAACTGGATTAAGACCATACTTAGATGAACTCTCAGACGAGAAAAAAGAAGCTTTTGAGAAGGATATTTATGATAGAGTAGTTGAGGAATATCCAACACAGAAAAGTGGAAATATCATTTTTAGATTTCCAAGGTTCTTTTTTATAGCAAGAAAATAG